A single genomic interval of Nycticebus coucang isolate mNycCou1 chromosome 21, mNycCou1.pri, whole genome shotgun sequence harbors:
- the NNAT gene encoding neuronatin isoform X3: MAAVAAASAELLIIGWYIFRVLLQVFRYSLQKLAYTVSRTGRQVLGERRQRAPN; this comes from the exons ATGGCGGCAGTGGCGGCAGCCTCAGCTGAGTTGCTCATCATCGGCTGGTACATCTTCCGTGTACTGCTGCAG GTGTTCAGGTACTCCCTCCAGAAGCTGGCGTACACGGTGTCGCGGACCGGGCGGCAGGTGTTGGGGGAGCGCAGGCAGCGAGCCCCCAACTGA
- the NNAT gene encoding neuronatin isoform X2, with protein sequence MAAVAAASAELLIIGWYIFRVLLQVFLECCIYWVGFAFRNPPGTQPIARSEVFRYSLQKLAYTVSRTGRQVLGERRQRAPN encoded by the exons ATGGCGGCAGTGGCGGCAGCCTCAGCTGAGTTGCTCATCATCGGCTGGTACATCTTCCGTGTACTGCTGCAG GTGTTCCTGGAATGCTGCATTTACTGGGTAGGATTCGCTTTTCGAAATCCTCCAGGGACACAGCCCATTGCAAGAAGTGAG GTGTTCAGGTACTCCCTCCAGAAGCTGGCGTACACGGTGTCGCGGACCGGGCGGCAGGTGTTGGGGGAGCGCAGGCAGCGAGCCCCCAACTGA
- the NNAT gene encoding neuronatin isoform X1 — translation MAAVAAASAELLIIGWYIFRVLLQTLPSAPVPGWEQRLGARRATAADDQPRLLATYAVFLECCIYWVGFAFRNPPGTQPIARSEVFRYSLQKLAYTVSRTGRQVLGERRQRAPN, via the exons ATGGCGGCAGTGGCGGCAGCCTCAGCTGAGTTGCTCATCATCGGCTGGTACATCTTCCGTGTACTGCTGCAG ACCCTCCCCAGTGCGCCCGTGCCCGGCTGGGAACAAAGACTCGGGGCGCGGCGGGCGACCGCTGCGGACGATCAACCGAGGCTTTTAGCGACTTACGCG GTGTTCCTGGAATGCTGCATTTACTGGGTAGGATTCGCTTTTCGAAATCCTCCAGGGACACAGCCCATTGCAAGAAGTGAG GTGTTCAGGTACTCCCTCCAGAAGCTGGCGTACACGGTGTCGCGGACCGGGCGGCAGGTGTTGGGGGAGCGCAGGCAGCGAGCCCCCAACTGA
- the NNAT gene encoding neuronatin isoform X4 has translation MAAVAAASAELLIIGWYIFRVLLQVFLECCIYWVGFAFRNPPGTQPIARSVQVLPPEAGVHGVADRAAGVGGAQAASPQLRHQLPALGGGIIRCSCASPPAWEPEPHRNGGSPVLPRQRSTWQGQ, from the exons ATGGCGGCAGTGGCGGCAGCCTCAGCTGAGTTGCTCATCATCGGCTGGTACATCTTCCGTGTACTGCTGCAG GTGTTCCTGGAATGCTGCATTTACTGGGTAGGATTCGCTTTTCGAAATCCTCCAGGGACACAGCCCATTGCAAGAA GTGTTCAGGTACTCCCTCCAGAAGCTGGCGTACACGGTGTCGCGGACCGGGCGGCAGGTGTTGGGGGAGCGCAGGCAGCGAGCCCCCAACTGAGACACCAGCTCCCAGCCCTGGGCGGCGGCATCATCAGGTGCTCCTGTGCATCTCCGCCAGCATGGGAGCCAGAGCCGCACAGGAATGGGGGGTCCCCTGTGCTCCCTCGCCAGAGGAGCACTTGGCAAGGTCAGTGA